Proteins encoded in a region of the Oncorhynchus clarkii lewisi isolate Uvic-CL-2024 chromosome 18, UVic_Ocla_1.0, whole genome shotgun sequence genome:
- the LOC139372514 gene encoding ras-related protein Rab-9A-like, whose amino-acid sequence MTAKSSLLKVILLGDGGVGKSSLMNRYVTNKFDTHLFHTIGVEFLNKELEVDGRTVTLQIWDTAGQERFRSLRTPFYRGSDCCLLTFSMDDNQSFHNLNNWKKEFAYYADVKEPEKFPFVILGNKLDVPERQVSGEDARQWCRDNGGHPYFETSAKDSTNVAAAFEEAVRRVLAQEEGGEHLIPTDTMDLHRKPRSGASCC is encoded by the coding sequence ATGACAGCCAAGTCGTCCCTGCTCAAGGTGATCCTCCTGGGGGACGGCGGCGTGGGCAAGTCCTCTCTCATGAACCGCTACGTCACCAACAAGTTTGACACGCATCTCTTCCACACCATTGGCGTGGAGTTCCTAAACAAGGAGCTGGAGGTGGACGGGCGCACCGTGACGCTCCAAATCTGGGACACGGCAGGCCAGGAGCGCTTCCGCTCGCTCCGGACACCCTTCTACCGTGGCTCCGACTGTTGTCTCCTAACCTTCAGCATGGATGACAACCAGAGCTTCCACAATCTCAACAACTGGAAGAAGGAGTTTGCCTACTACGCTGATGTCAAGGAACCCGAGAAGTTCCCATTCGTGATCCTGGGTAATAAGTTGGATGTGCCAGAGAGGCAGGTTTCAGGCGAGGACGCCCGCCAGTGGTGCCGCGACAACGGCGGCCACCCGTACTTTGAGACAAGCGCCAAGGACTCGACCAACGTGGCGGCGGCGTTTGAGGAGGCGGTGAGGAGGGTGCTGGCGCAGGAGGAAGGGGGGGAGCACCTCATCCCGACGGACACAATGGACCTGCACAGGAAGCCACGCTCTGGCGCCTCCTGCTGCTGA
- the LOC139373176 gene encoding neuronal membrane glycoprotein M6-b-like isoform X2: protein MDGTKPVMESTTEETQEEREESKGCFECCIKCLGGVPYASLVATILCFSGVALFCGCGHVALTGTLTMLENHFSQITTDHATLTIVIQTMQYVIYGIASFFFVYGIILLAEGFYTTSAVKKELQSQFKTTVCGRCITATFVFLTYILGLAFLGIFGFSAIPVFLFYNMWTTCAAMKSPIANITDPDSICVDVRQYGIIPWNATPGKACGSTLGDVCSTSEFYLSFHLYIVACAGAGATLIALLIYMMATTYNYAVLKFMSHGGRRSTKFSESY, encoded by the exons ATGGATGGGACGAAGCCAGTCATGGAGTCTACCACAGAGGAAACccaagaggagagggaagaaagCAAAG gTTGCTTCGAATGCTGCATCAAGTGTCTGGGCGGCGTGCCCTACGCCTCGCTGGTGGCCACCATCCTCTGTTTCTCGGGCGTGGCTCTGTTCTGCGGGTGTGGTCATGTGGCGCTGACCGGCACACTGACCATGCTGGAGAACCACTTCTCCCAGATCACCACTGACCACGCCACGCTCACCATCgt GATCCAGACCATGCAGTACGTCATCTACGGCATTGCCTCCTTCTTCTTTGTTTATGGGATCATCCTGCTGGCTGAGGGCTTCTACACCACCAGCGCCGTCAAGAAGGAGCTGCAGAGCCAGTTCAAGACCACCGTGTGTGGCCGCTGCATCACAGCCACG tTTGTGTTCCTTACATATATCCTGGGCCTGGCCTTCCTGGGGATCTTTGGCTTCTCAGCCATCCCAGTCTTCCTCTTCTACAACATGTGGACTACCTGTGCTGCCATGAAGTCCCCCATCGCCAACATCACCGATCCGGACTCCATCTGTGTGGACGTCAGGCAGTACG GTATTATCCCATGGAACGCGACACCCGGCAAAGCCTGCGGATCTACACTAGGAGACGTCTGTAGCACCAGCGAG TTCTACCTGTCTTTCCACCTGTACATTGTTGCGTGTGCTGGGGCAGGCGCCACCCTCATTGCATTG ctgatctacatgatggcCACCACGTATAACTATGCTGTTCTCAAGTTTATGAGCCACGGCGGCCGCCGCTCCACAAAGTTCTCCGAGTCATATTAG
- the LOC139373176 gene encoding neuronal membrane glycoprotein M6-b-like isoform X4 gives MGCFECCIKCLGGVPYASLVATILCFSGVALFCGCGHVALTGTLTMLENHFSQITTDHATLTIVIQTMQYVIYGIASFFFVYGIILLAEGFYTTSAVKKELQSQFKTTVCGRCITATFVFLTYILGLAFLGIFGFSAIPVFLFYNMWTTCAAMKSPIANITDPDSICVDVRQYGIIPWNATPGKACGSTLGDVCSTSEFYLSFHLYIVACAGAGATLIALLIYMMATTYNYAVLKFMSHGGRRSTKFSESY, from the exons gTTGCTTCGAATGCTGCATCAAGTGTCTGGGCGGCGTGCCCTACGCCTCGCTGGTGGCCACCATCCTCTGTTTCTCGGGCGTGGCTCTGTTCTGCGGGTGTGGTCATGTGGCGCTGACCGGCACACTGACCATGCTGGAGAACCACTTCTCCCAGATCACCACTGACCACGCCACGCTCACCATCgt GATCCAGACCATGCAGTACGTCATCTACGGCATTGCCTCCTTCTTCTTTGTTTATGGGATCATCCTGCTGGCTGAGGGCTTCTACACCACCAGCGCCGTCAAGAAGGAGCTGCAGAGCCAGTTCAAGACCACCGTGTGTGGCCGCTGCATCACAGCCACG tTTGTGTTCCTTACATATATCCTGGGCCTGGCCTTCCTGGGGATCTTTGGCTTCTCAGCCATCCCAGTCTTCCTCTTCTACAACATGTGGACTACCTGTGCTGCCATGAAGTCCCCCATCGCCAACATCACCGATCCGGACTCCATCTGTGTGGACGTCAGGCAGTACG GTATTATCCCATGGAACGCGACACCCGGCAAAGCCTGCGGATCTACACTAGGAGACGTCTGTAGCACCAGCGAG TTCTACCTGTCTTTCCACCTGTACATTGTTGCGTGTGCTGGGGCAGGCGCCACCCTCATTGCATTG ctgatctacatgatggcCACCACGTATAACTATGCTGTTCTCAAGTTTATGAGCCACGGCGGCCGCCGCTCCACAAAGTTCTCCGAGTCATATTAG
- the LOC139373176 gene encoding neuronal membrane glycoprotein M6-b-like isoform X3 — protein MGCFECCIKCLGGVPYASLVATILCFSGVALFCGCGHVALTGTLTMLENHFSQITTDHATLTIVIQTMQYVIYGIASFFFVYGIILLAEGFYTTSAVKKELQSQFKTTVCGRCITATFVFLTYILGLAFLGIFGFSAIPVFLFYNMWTTCAAMKSPIANITDPDSICVDVRQYGIIPWNATPGKACGSTLGDVCSTSEFYLSFHLYIVACAGAGATLIALIHYLMILSANWAYLRSSCNQNEYQDIKTKDDDAEEGGSKEGLNSSYS, from the exons gTTGCTTCGAATGCTGCATCAAGTGTCTGGGCGGCGTGCCCTACGCCTCGCTGGTGGCCACCATCCTCTGTTTCTCGGGCGTGGCTCTGTTCTGCGGGTGTGGTCATGTGGCGCTGACCGGCACACTGACCATGCTGGAGAACCACTTCTCCCAGATCACCACTGACCACGCCACGCTCACCATCgt GATCCAGACCATGCAGTACGTCATCTACGGCATTGCCTCCTTCTTCTTTGTTTATGGGATCATCCTGCTGGCTGAGGGCTTCTACACCACCAGCGCCGTCAAGAAGGAGCTGCAGAGCCAGTTCAAGACCACCGTGTGTGGCCGCTGCATCACAGCCACG tTTGTGTTCCTTACATATATCCTGGGCCTGGCCTTCCTGGGGATCTTTGGCTTCTCAGCCATCCCAGTCTTCCTCTTCTACAACATGTGGACTACCTGTGCTGCCATGAAGTCCCCCATCGCCAACATCACCGATCCGGACTCCATCTGTGTGGACGTCAGGCAGTACG GTATTATCCCATGGAACGCGACACCCGGCAAAGCCTGCGGATCTACACTAGGAGACGTCTGTAGCACCAGCGAG TTCTACCTGTCTTTCCACCTGTACATTGTTGCGTGTGCTGGGGCAGGCGCCACCCTCATTGCATTG aTCCACTATCTGATGATCCTGTCGGCGAACTGGGCCTACCTGAGGAGCTCCTGCAACCAGAACGAGTACCAGGACATCAAGACAAAGGACGACGACGCGGAGGAGGGTGGCTCCAAGGAGGGTCTCAACTCCTCTTACTCATAA
- the LOC139373176 gene encoding neuronal membrane glycoprotein M6-b-like isoform X1, translating to MDGTKPVMESTTEETQEEREESKGCFECCIKCLGGVPYASLVATILCFSGVALFCGCGHVALTGTLTMLENHFSQITTDHATLTIVIQTMQYVIYGIASFFFVYGIILLAEGFYTTSAVKKELQSQFKTTVCGRCITATFVFLTYILGLAFLGIFGFSAIPVFLFYNMWTTCAAMKSPIANITDPDSICVDVRQYGIIPWNATPGKACGSTLGDVCSTSEFYLSFHLYIVACAGAGATLIALIHYLMILSANWAYLRSSCNQNEYQDIKTKDDDAEEGGSKEGLNSSYS from the exons ATGGATGGGACGAAGCCAGTCATGGAGTCTACCACAGAGGAAACccaagaggagagggaagaaagCAAAG gTTGCTTCGAATGCTGCATCAAGTGTCTGGGCGGCGTGCCCTACGCCTCGCTGGTGGCCACCATCCTCTGTTTCTCGGGCGTGGCTCTGTTCTGCGGGTGTGGTCATGTGGCGCTGACCGGCACACTGACCATGCTGGAGAACCACTTCTCCCAGATCACCACTGACCACGCCACGCTCACCATCgt GATCCAGACCATGCAGTACGTCATCTACGGCATTGCCTCCTTCTTCTTTGTTTATGGGATCATCCTGCTGGCTGAGGGCTTCTACACCACCAGCGCCGTCAAGAAGGAGCTGCAGAGCCAGTTCAAGACCACCGTGTGTGGCCGCTGCATCACAGCCACG tTTGTGTTCCTTACATATATCCTGGGCCTGGCCTTCCTGGGGATCTTTGGCTTCTCAGCCATCCCAGTCTTCCTCTTCTACAACATGTGGACTACCTGTGCTGCCATGAAGTCCCCCATCGCCAACATCACCGATCCGGACTCCATCTGTGTGGACGTCAGGCAGTACG GTATTATCCCATGGAACGCGACACCCGGCAAAGCCTGCGGATCTACACTAGGAGACGTCTGTAGCACCAGCGAG TTCTACCTGTCTTTCCACCTGTACATTGTTGCGTGTGCTGGGGCAGGCGCCACCCTCATTGCATTG aTCCACTATCTGATGATCCTGTCGGCGAACTGGGCCTACCTGAGGAGCTCCTGCAACCAGAACGAGTACCAGGACATCAAGACAAAGGACGACGACGCGGAGGAGGGTGGCTCCAAGGAGGGTCTCAACTCCTCTTACTCATAA